From Draconibacterium halophilum, one genomic window encodes:
- a CDS encoding YeeE/YedE thiosulfate transporter family protein has protein sequence MGPLIPNGVIGGGWDFVIAILLGVAFGFILEASGFSSSRNLAGVFYGYNFVVLRVFFTALIVAMVGLLYFDYVGWLNLSQIFILPTFLTPMIVGGIIMGVGFVIGGFCPGTSFTGIAIGKLDALFFTIGLYLGIFGFSLAYPLFENFFTSGDLGNVTLMEITGIPAPYFAVAFTVVALAAFWGTMFIEKRVRKNMKQYKF, from the coding sequence ATGGGACCTTTAATTCCTAATGGTGTAATTGGCGGCGGATGGGATTTTGTTATCGCAATTTTACTTGGAGTCGCATTTGGATTTATTCTCGAAGCATCCGGTTTTTCTTCTTCAAGAAACCTGGCCGGCGTATTTTACGGCTATAACTTTGTTGTACTTCGTGTATTTTTTACTGCGTTAATCGTGGCAATGGTTGGTCTGTTATATTTCGATTATGTTGGCTGGCTCAATCTTTCACAAATATTTATTCTTCCAACATTTTTAACACCAATGATTGTTGGTGGTATAATAATGGGAGTAGGTTTTGTAATTGGTGGCTTTTGCCCGGGTACAAGTTTTACGGGTATTGCTATTGGTAAACTCGATGCCTTGTTCTTTACAATAGGACTTTATCTGGGTATATTTGGTTTCTCACTGGCATATCCATTATTCGAAAACTTCTTTACCAGTGGAGACCTTGGAAATGTAACGCTTATGGAAATTACCGGAATTCCGGCACCATATTTTGCCGTTGCATTTACCGTAGTGGCACTTGCTGCTTTCTGGGGAACAATGTTTATCGAGAAGCGTGTGCGTAAAAACATGAAGCAATATAAATTCTAA
- a CDS encoding YeeE/YedE thiosulfate transporter family protein, translating to MISDKTNIEKPKYINPYLGGVLLGLLILATIYITGRGLGASGAIKSAVVTTSNTVAPKATEANHYMGQFLSDDHSPMYTWLVFESLGVLIGGLLSGIIFGRVKKWRTDHGPRITIKKRLILAVIGGALFGLGSQFGRGCTSGAALSGTATFALGGVIVMFAIFGTGYAVAYFFRKFWI from the coding sequence ATGATTTCAGATAAAACAAATATAGAAAAGCCAAAATACATAAATCCATATTTGGGAGGCGTATTGCTGGGCTTATTAATTCTTGCAACTATTTATATTACCGGACGTGGGTTAGGCGCCAGCGGAGCCATTAAAAGTGCGGTTGTAACCACTTCAAATACTGTTGCACCCAAAGCCACTGAGGCGAACCACTATATGGGGCAGTTTCTTAGCGACGATCATTCGCCCATGTACACCTGGTTGGTTTTCGAATCGTTGGGTGTTTTAATTGGCGGTCTTTTGTCGGGTATTATTTTCGGGCGTGTTAAGAAGTGGAGAACCGATCACGGCCCCAGAATTACAATCAAAAAACGTCTTATACTTGCCGTTATTGGTGGAGCATTGTTCGGATTGGGTAGTCAGTTTGGCCGCGGATGTACCAGTGGCGCAGCATTAAGTGGTACTGCCACTTTTGCCTTAGGTGGTGTAATTGTAATGTTTGCCATTTTTGGTACGGGGTACGCAGTGGCTTACTTTTTTAGAAAATTTTGGATCTAG
- the nrfD gene encoding NrfD/PsrC family molybdoenzyme membrane anchor subunit, protein MKEELFVSGRNIPNIDPYLNIWHWQIPLYLFLGGLAAGILFFAGFYVVRGKADKMRTTVKIAPIIAPLALVIGLGALFWDLKHKLFFWQLYTTIRLDSPMSWGAWTLMAITPLSFIWVASYMKELIPGWDWKLEIVNKMEAWVIKQRVAFAWVMMILSIILGVYTGILLSAFNARPLWNTSILGPLFLVSGFSTGLASIIWMSKDEKERKKLGRIDLIFIIIEIFLIIHLFMGFRAGSETAIEAANLFLGGQFTVSFWVFVMVIGLIFPALFETLEIWGMHIPKWLPPVMILFGGFMFRFIMVEAGQITRYLY, encoded by the coding sequence ATGAAAGAAGAATTATTTGTAAGCGGACGTAATATACCGAACATCGATCCATACCTAAATATATGGCACTGGCAAATTCCGCTCTACCTGTTTCTTGGAGGTTTAGCTGCCGGAATTTTATTTTTTGCCGGGTTTTATGTGGTGCGCGGGAAAGCAGATAAAATGCGTACAACCGTAAAAATTGCGCCGATAATTGCGCCTCTGGCTTTAGTAATTGGGTTGGGTGCTTTATTCTGGGATTTAAAACATAAACTGTTTTTCTGGCAACTATATACGACAATACGTCTTGATTCGCCAATGAGTTGGGGAGCCTGGACATTGATGGCGATTACACCTTTATCGTTTATTTGGGTGGCCAGTTATATGAAAGAACTGATTCCCGGATGGGACTGGAAGCTGGAGATCGTAAATAAAATGGAAGCATGGGTGATAAAACAGCGCGTTGCTTTTGCCTGGGTAATGATGATCCTGTCGATAATATTGGGTGTATATACCGGTATTTTATTGTCGGCATTTAATGCACGACCATTGTGGAACACCTCGATTTTAGGGCCACTGTTTTTGGTATCAGGATTTTCAACGGGACTGGCATCCATTATCTGGATGAGTAAAGATGAAAAGGAGCGGAAGAAATTAGGTCGTATCGATTTGATATTTATCATCATCGAGATCTTCCTGATAATTCACCTGTTTATGGGCTTTCGCGCCGGATCGGAAACAGCTATCGAAGCCGCGAACTTATTCCTTGGCGGACAATTTACAGTAAGTTTCTGGGTGTTTGTAATGGTAATTGGTTTGATTTTTCCGGCCTTATTCGAGACACTTGAGATTTGGGGAATGCACATACCAAAATGGTTACCTCCGGTAATGATTTTATTTGGTGGTTTTATGTTTCGCTTTATTATGGTAGAAGCCGGACAAATTACACGTTACCTCTATTAA
- a CDS encoding 4Fe-4S dicluster domain-containing protein, with amino-acid sequence MRYAMAIDTKKCVGCGDCVVACQTENNVPHGYCRDWIVERVDGTYPSLSLELRSERCNHCDNSPCVRCCPTGASHIEEGGIVTVTHHKCIGCGACIQSCPYDARYSHPDGYVDKCTFCLHRVQKGQNTACVDVCPTKCLYFGDLDDPNSDVSLAIKDRAWKVLAPEAGTKPQLFFLT; translated from the coding sequence ATGAGGTATGCAATGGCAATAGACACCAAAAAGTGTGTTGGGTGTGGCGACTGTGTAGTGGCCTGTCAAACAGAGAATAATGTACCGCACGGTTACTGCCGCGACTGGATTGTGGAACGCGTTGACGGAACGTATCCGAGTTTGAGTCTGGAATTACGTTCAGAGCGTTGTAATCACTGCGATAATTCTCCATGTGTGCGGTGTTGCCCAACCGGGGCAAGTCATATTGAAGAGGGTGGAATTGTTACGGTAACACACCATAAATGTATTGGTTGTGGTGCCTGTATTCAATCGTGTCCTTACGATGCGCGTTATTCGCACCCCGATGGATATGTTGATAAATGTACCTTCTGTTTACACCGCGTACAGAAAGGACAAAATACAGCTTGTGTTGACGTGTGTCCTACCAAGTGTTTGTATTTTGGCGATCTTGACGATCCGAACAGTGATGTTTCGCTGGCCATAAAAGACCGTGCCTGGAAAGTACTGGCACCCGAGGCCGGAACAAAACCACAATTATTTTTTCTTACCTAA
- a CDS encoding molybdopterin-containing oxidoreductase family protein, protein MKTRRDFIKISTAGAGAAAISFKAFGSKGFGLFESKIEGPASDEDLTPYPTYCEVCFWKCAAWAYVDKSGTIRKVIGNKNDPHCNGRLCPRGTGGVGMVYDEDRLKTPLIRDTRKDGSQYFREATWDEALNKVADKMKEVKEKYGPEAFGLFNHGTPGGQFHHLLKAYGSESNAEPAFANCRGPRSSAYFSTFGAYVGSPENTDIRDTKCLVLIGSHIGENMHNSQVQEMSDAIDKGATIITVDPRFSTAAAHSNHWLSIKPATDIALLMAWIHVLVFEELYNKDYVEQYTFGLDYLKDHVKDMTPEWAYGITTIEPEEIRKTARAMAGAAPSVIIHPGRHVVWYGDDTQRGRATAILNALLGAWGKRGGFYFPEGVSVPAFPHPHFPEPKWTWKDWNEGRYPLATMGITTEALKASVPRYNYKHQLKAWLVAGTNLPLSMPDKRLFKEAADAVEFIAVMDTMPMDITGYADVVLPEATYLERYDALRASPNREPNIALRMPAIEPKYDSKPGWWIAKQIGERLGLHDYFNYDDYSEVIDWQLKQLGTSLEEMKKVGVKKYPRKSGPLYLGDDEDFEFNTTTGKIELYSVDFADHGFDAIPKYTKHPEPQPNYYRLIYGRAPMHTFSRTSNNPNLFDLMSENSVWVNPKVADLWELENGQEVWLKNQDGAITSFPVKVRVTERIRWDSVYMVHGFGHSNKKLSRAFGKGASDTEMVTNVMVDPIMGGTGMRGNFITFLTEDPVMEGKEVKA, encoded by the coding sequence ATGAAGACAAGACGGGATTTTATCAAAATTTCAACTGCCGGAGCCGGAGCTGCAGCCATAAGCTTTAAAGCTTTTGGATCAAAAGGTTTTGGACTCTTCGAATCGAAAATCGAAGGTCCGGCAAGTGATGAGGATCTTACTCCGTATCCAACTTATTGCGAAGTTTGTTTCTGGAAATGTGCTGCATGGGCTTATGTCGACAAAAGCGGAACGATACGCAAGGTTATCGGCAATAAGAACGACCCGCACTGTAACGGGCGCTTGTGTCCGCGTGGTACCGGAGGCGTTGGTATGGTTTACGATGAGGACCGCTTAAAAACACCATTGATCAGAGATACACGTAAGGATGGATCGCAGTATTTCAGAGAAGCGACCTGGGATGAGGCACTAAATAAAGTTGCCGATAAAATGAAGGAAGTTAAGGAGAAATACGGTCCCGAGGCTTTTGGTTTATTTAATCACGGAACTCCTGGTGGACAGTTTCATCACTTGCTGAAGGCCTATGGCTCGGAAAGTAATGCCGAACCTGCATTTGCTAACTGTCGTGGGCCACGTTCATCGGCCTATTTTTCAACATTTGGAGCGTATGTAGGCTCGCCTGAAAATACCGATATCAGAGATACCAAGTGTTTGGTGTTAATTGGTTCGCACATTGGTGAAAACATGCACAATTCGCAAGTGCAGGAAATGTCAGATGCCATTGATAAAGGAGCTACAATAATAACTGTTGATCCACGATTTTCAACTGCAGCTGCACATTCCAATCATTGGCTGTCGATAAAACCGGCGACTGATATTGCCTTATTAATGGCATGGATTCACGTGTTGGTTTTCGAAGAACTTTACAATAAGGATTACGTTGAGCAATATACCTTTGGTCTGGATTATTTAAAAGATCATGTAAAAGATATGACCCCGGAATGGGCTTATGGTATTACAACTATTGAGCCTGAAGAAATAAGAAAGACTGCCCGTGCAATGGCTGGTGCAGCGCCTTCTGTTATTATTCACCCCGGACGCCATGTAGTATGGTATGGCGACGACACACAACGTGGGCGCGCCACTGCAATTTTAAATGCACTTCTGGGAGCCTGGGGAAAACGTGGTGGATTTTATTTTCCTGAAGGCGTTTCGGTTCCTGCATTTCCACATCCACATTTCCCTGAACCAAAATGGACTTGGAAAGACTGGAACGAAGGAAGATACCCACTGGCAACAATGGGAATTACTACCGAGGCATTAAAAGCATCTGTTCCACGTTACAATTATAAACATCAGTTAAAAGCCTGGTTAGTGGCCGGAACAAACCTGCCATTGTCGATGCCGGATAAACGATTATTTAAAGAAGCTGCAGATGCGGTTGAATTTATTGCGGTTATGGATACCATGCCTATGGACATTACTGGTTATGCTGATGTTGTATTGCCTGAGGCGACATACCTTGAACGCTACGATGCATTGCGTGCGTCGCCAAACCGCGAGCCAAATATTGCTTTGCGAATGCCAGCCATCGAACCAAAATACGATTCGAAACCGGGATGGTGGATTGCCAAGCAAATTGGAGAACGCCTGGGATTGCACGATTACTTTAACTACGACGATTATTCGGAAGTAATTGATTGGCAACTAAAACAGTTGGGCACTTCGTTGGAAGAAATGAAAAAGGTAGGTGTAAAAAAATACCCGCGTAAGAGTGGGCCGCTCTATTTGGGAGATGATGAAGATTTTGAATTCAATACTACAACAGGAAAAATTGAGCTGTATTCAGTTGATTTTGCAGATCATGGTTTTGATGCGATTCCAAAATATACTAAACATCCTGAACCCCAACCAAATTATTACCGATTGATTTATGGCCGTGCTCCAATGCACACTTTCAGCCGTACATCAAATAATCCTAACCTTTTTGATTTGATGAGCGAAAACAGTGTTTGGGTAAATCCAAAAGTTGCCGATTTGTGGGAGCTGGAAAACGGGCAGGAAGTCTGGTTGAAAAATCAGGACGGAGCCATCACATCATTCCCTGTAAAAGTAAGGGTTACAGAACGAATTCGTTGGGATTCGGTGTACATGGTACATGGATTTGGACATAGTAACAAAAAACTCTCAAGAGCCTTTGGAAAAGGAGCGAGTGATACTGAAATGGTAACCAATGTTATGGTAGACCCAATTATGGGCGGTACCGGAATGAGAGGAAACTTTATTACGTTTCTAACAGAAGATCCTGTTATGGAAGGAAAGGAGGTTAAAGCATGA
- a CDS encoding QcrA and Rieske domain-containing protein, whose amino-acid sequence MEIKNRRVFLKVAAVGFISFFVFIWNKLTLRHIVTTGTEVASVPLNKNKEVQFFDKFIIVNSDHQTTVFSSHCSHLGCKIDKMENGKLVCPCHGSEYDLHGEVIKGPAYKNLTVLNSSVSDDEKSIIIKG is encoded by the coding sequence ATGGAAATCAAAAACCGAAGAGTTTTTTTGAAAGTAGCAGCGGTTGGATTTATTTCTTTTTTTGTATTCATTTGGAATAAATTAACGCTCCGGCATATTGTTACTACCGGAACAGAAGTGGCGTCAGTTCCGCTGAACAAGAACAAAGAAGTGCAATTTTTCGATAAATTCATTATTGTAAATTCAGATCATCAAACAACAGTTTTTTCATCGCACTGCAGCCACCTGGGATGCAAAATTGACAAAATGGAGAATGGAAAACTGGTTTGTCCCTGCCATGGTTCGGAGTATGATTTGCACGGAGAAGTTATAAAAGGGCCGGCTTATAAAAACCTTACAGTACTCAATTCTTCTGTTTCTGATGATGAAAAATCGATAATAATTAAAGGATAA
- a CDS encoding cytochrome b family protein, translating to MANKKDKTTFGTLGVAMFWLVILSGILLAVPFNVESPYLSVSTMIVTNPWAALIRNYHYWSSQFFLIFSLIHLYDHFHYKENIGLKKGMAFRLSIGVLIIFLAMITGFLLKGDSDSEQARQILQTLAERIPLIGQSLAFSLLGHPESYQLIYVHHIATFTVFIAVIMIEHSRRKYWPPVLDFVVSGIGVLAFSYLFSAPLHDNLNPAVKGPWYFVGFQEILHWLSHPAWSLLIFLILLVLLYLVNSAKGKTMFLSKRSLLVFTAFYLVLTVIGLFFRGERWQWKNPWQENYGYEVLNNFKSPIVKLSPEFELGEAIASPIIQGRKESCLACHSEMHGFTDSHSPDAIGCVSCHGGNPFATGKNQSHRNMIHIPGNLSTAPQSCGTTQCHPEIVERVPTGLMATLSGMISVDRFVFNEQDNPDELTNVHQLGNSAADEHLRNLCVRCHLGNPKNEYGPIDESSRGGGCLACHLNYSPEAEAALAMVKDTIVSAHPSVSLAISNNHCFGCHSRSGRISTNYEGWHETTLETKQMPDNDNNYRLIEGERVFVKKQQDVHHELGMECIDCHHSYEVMGDGTLYAHQEDQTDVQCSDCHFTGQPKTIKAENLDNESAIIAALRLGNISGKEFLVTGKHNHALVNTFVENDTAFLQTKNSNVKMALTPPAEVCSRNDAHSDLACSSCHSSWVPTCIGCHNEYDASEPSYNMVTNKEQTGGWVEYFGDYEAKLPSLGIRTDGDKSEVIPVAPGMILTIDKSTYTNDTDNSTIFHRLYAPVAPHTTTKEGRDCKTCHNSSLALGYGDGKLIYEITQGKGKWTFSPLYQRDVYDGLPADAWIDFLQTRTGKVATRSNVSPLSIEQQQQILTVGACLTCHDDNSAIMKTTLTDFEGQLQKRSSVCVLPEWE from the coding sequence ATGGCAAATAAAAAGGATAAAACTACATTTGGAACATTGGGGGTGGCTATGTTCTGGCTGGTTATTTTATCAGGCATTTTGCTTGCTGTTCCTTTTAATGTGGAGTCGCCTTACCTCAGTGTAAGCACCATGATCGTTACCAATCCGTGGGCAGCACTCATTCGAAATTACCACTACTGGAGCTCGCAGTTTTTCCTCATTTTTAGCCTCATTCATCTTTATGATCATTTCCATTATAAAGAAAATATTGGCCTTAAAAAAGGAATGGCTTTTCGTTTAAGTATTGGGGTGCTGATTATTTTCCTGGCCATGATTACCGGGTTTCTGTTGAAAGGAGATTCAGATAGTGAGCAAGCACGCCAGATTTTGCAAACCCTGGCTGAACGTATTCCGCTAATTGGCCAATCACTGGCCTTTTCGTTGCTCGGCCACCCCGAAAGTTACCAGTTAATTTATGTACACCATATTGCCACTTTTACCGTTTTTATTGCTGTAATAATGATTGAGCACAGCCGAAGAAAATACTGGCCGCCTGTTCTTGATTTTGTTGTTTCGGGCATTGGCGTTTTAGCATTTAGCTACCTTTTTAGTGCACCGTTGCACGACAATTTGAATCCTGCAGTAAAAGGTCCGTGGTACTTTGTTGGTTTTCAGGAAATATTGCACTGGCTGAGCCATCCAGCGTGGTCATTACTGATTTTTCTGATTCTACTTGTTTTACTTTACCTTGTTAATTCGGCGAAAGGAAAAACCATGTTTCTCAGTAAAAGAAGCTTATTGGTTTTTACGGCATTCTACCTGGTTTTAACGGTAATCGGTTTGTTTTTCAGAGGAGAGCGCTGGCAATGGAAAAATCCGTGGCAGGAAAATTACGGTTACGAAGTACTGAATAATTTTAAATCTCCAATAGTAAAACTCTCACCCGAATTTGAGTTGGGAGAAGCCATCGCCTCGCCTATTATTCAGGGACGAAAAGAAAGTTGTCTGGCCTGCCATTCTGAAATGCATGGTTTTACTGATTCACATTCGCCAGATGCCATTGGCTGTGTTTCCTGTCATGGCGGAAATCCCTTTGCAACAGGTAAAAATCAGTCGCATCGTAACATGATTCACATTCCGGGGAACTTGTCAACCGCACCACAATCATGCGGAACCACACAGTGTCATCCTGAAATTGTTGAGCGCGTACCGACCGGACTAATGGCGACTTTAAGCGGAATGATAAGTGTTGATCGTTTTGTTTTTAACGAGCAGGATAACCCCGATGAATTGACCAACGTCCATCAACTCGGCAATTCGGCTGCCGACGAGCATCTGCGGAATTTGTGTGTACGCTGCCACCTAGGAAATCCAAAAAACGAATATGGCCCGATAGATGAAAGCAGTCGTGGCGGAGGTTGCCTGGCCTGTCACCTAAATTACAGCCCTGAAGCAGAAGCTGCGCTTGCTATGGTTAAAGATACTATTGTAAGTGCACACCCGTCGGTGAGTTTGGCCATTAGTAATAATCATTGTTTTGGTTGCCACAGCCGCTCCGGAAGGATTTCAACCAACTACGAAGGCTGGCACGAAACCACACTTGAAACCAAACAAATGCCAGACAACGATAATAACTACCGACTTATTGAAGGCGAACGTGTATTTGTGAAAAAACAACAAGATGTGCACCACGAACTGGGAATGGAATGTATCGATTGTCATCATTCGTATGAAGTAATGGGCGATGGAACACTTTATGCCCACCAGGAAGACCAGACAGATGTACAATGCTCAGATTGCCATTTTACCGGACAACCCAAAACAATAAAAGCCGAAAACCTTGACAATGAATCGGCAATTATTGCGGCTTTACGTTTGGGCAATATTTCGGGTAAAGAATTTTTGGTAACCGGCAAGCACAACCACGCATTGGTAAATACTTTTGTTGAAAACGACACGGCCTTTTTACAAACCAAAAACAGCAATGTAAAAATGGCATTAACGCCTCCGGCAGAGGTTTGTTCGCGTAATGATGCTCACTCCGATTTGGCTTGTTCAAGCTGCCACTCTTCGTGGGTGCCCACCTGTATTGGTTGCCACAACGAATACGATGCCAGCGAACCTTCATACAATATGGTAACCAACAAAGAGCAAACCGGAGGCTGGGTAGAATATTTTGGCGATTATGAAGCCAAACTGCCGTCGCTTGGAATAAGAACAGATGGCGATAAATCGGAGGTAATTCCCGTTGCACCGGGCATGATTTTAACTATCGACAAAAGCACGTACACCAATGATACTGATAACTCAACTATTTTTCATCGTTTGTATGCACCCGTTGCTCCGCACACCACAACCAAAGAAGGGCGGGATTGCAAAACCTGCCATAACAGCTCGCTGGCACTAGGTTACGGCGACGGAAAATTGATCTATGAGATTACTCAAGGGAAAGGCAAATGGACTTTCTCTCCACTTTACCAGCGAGATGTATATGACGGTCTTCCGGCTGATGCCTGGATTGATTTCCTACAAACAAGAACTGGCAAAGTGGCTACACGTTCCAATGTTTCTCCGCTAAGTATTGAGCAGCAACAACAAATCTTAACGGTTGGCGCCTGCCTTACCTGCCACGATGACAACTCGGCTATTATGAAAACCACACTTACTGATTTTGAGGGACAGTTACAAAAACGAAGTTCGGTCTGTGTTCTTCCTGAATGGGAATAA
- a CDS encoding Crp/Fnr family transcriptional regulator → MGNTTCNCQDCQLKDIFFSNIKTDELLNICDLKVEKQYSKGESIIQEGDLITEFLYMKEGLVKLSKTAINGKDQIISFSKPFDFVSLLSVFSSSQYKYSVTAIEETTVCILQLSVVKNFAQENALFVMDIMAHISEITDNIIHDNLEIKRKHLKGRIAHVLLYFSDYIYKNDEFELPISRREIAEYIGMTTENVIRTLSEFRKDEIIKIVGKDILIVDKKRLKSISEFG, encoded by the coding sequence ATGGGGAACACTACTTGTAACTGCCAAGACTGTCAGCTTAAGGATATCTTTTTTTCTAACATAAAAACCGATGAACTCCTGAATATCTGCGACCTGAAAGTTGAAAAACAATATTCAAAAGGAGAATCAATTATTCAGGAAGGCGACCTAATTACTGAATTCTTATATATGAAAGAAGGCCTTGTAAAGCTTTCAAAAACAGCTATAAACGGCAAAGATCAGATTATAAGCTTTTCAAAACCATTTGATTTTGTGAGTCTCCTTTCTGTATTTTCTTCAAGCCAATACAAGTATTCTGTTACAGCAATTGAGGAAACAACGGTATGTATTCTACAATTAAGTGTTGTGAAAAATTTCGCTCAGGAAAATGCATTGTTTGTAATGGATATAATGGCACATATTAGCGAAATAACCGATAATATTATTCACGACAATCTGGAGATAAAACGGAAGCACCTTAAGGGACGTATTGCACACGTTTTGCTCTATTTTTCCGACTACATTTATAAAAATGATGAGTTTGAACTGCCGATATCCAGGCGCGAAATTGCCGAATATATTGGAATGACCACTGAAAATGTAATCCGAACTTTATCCGAATTTCGTAAAGATGAAATCATCAAAATAGTTGGAAAAGACATTCTGATTGTCGATAAAAAACGTCTGAAAAGTATTTCAGAATTTGGATGA
- a CDS encoding molybdenum cofactor guanylyltransferase produces the protein MQITTIILAGGKSKRMGTDKALLELDGQTLLERAIELCKPISSELLISSNHQSHTTFGYPVIEDEIKNCGPMGGISSGLKQSKSDWNLVLSVDAAFVDSNFLKFLLANTGDFDAVIPFTEKGAEPLIALYNKSILPAMGNRLQSDDYRMQNLLKESKTNWLDAGELQVENKRLFTNLNRPEDLQSSKF, from the coding sequence ATGCAAATCACCACAATAATTCTGGCCGGCGGGAAAAGTAAAAGAATGGGCACCGACAAAGCTTTGCTGGAGCTCGATGGACAAACTTTGCTCGAACGGGCAATTGAGCTTTGCAAACCTATTTCTTCAGAGTTGTTAATTAGTTCAAATCATCAGTCACACACAACTTTTGGCTACCCTGTTATTGAAGACGAGATAAAAAACTGCGGCCCGATGGGCGGTATATCTTCCGGATTAAAACAATCAAAATCCGATTGGAACCTGGTTTTAAGTGTCGATGCTGCCTTTGTTGATAGTAACTTTCTGAAATTTCTTCTGGCCAACACCGGCGATTTTGATGCTGTTATCCCGTTTACCGAAAAAGGTGCGGAGCCTCTGATAGCATTGTACAACAAAAGCATTTTACCCGCAATGGGAAACAGGCTGCAATCTGATGATTACAGAATGCAAAATCTGTTGAAAGAGTCGAAAACAAACTGGCTGGATGCCGGGGAATTGCAAGTGGAGAATAAACGTCTGTTTACTAACCTGAACCGCCCGGAGGATTTACAATCATCCAAATTCTGA
- a CDS encoding RNA polymerase sigma factor, which yields MIQKEHIHKKIIEACKKGDNRARYKLYELYSKAMFNICYRMMNNREEAEDMLQEAFTQAFTKLESFRYESNFGSWLKRIVVNTCINAINKRKVDLTYCEEIYDYDSEPENNDYEPEFTVANITQAIEHLPEGGRMVFSLYLLEGYDHGEIAQILEIKESTSKTQFMRAKRRIVELLKQTHGDAMDKI from the coding sequence TTGATACAGAAAGAGCACATACATAAAAAAATTATCGAAGCCTGTAAGAAAGGGGATAACCGGGCACGATACAAGCTGTATGAGCTGTACTCAAAAGCTATGTTCAATATTTGTTACCGAATGATGAATAACCGCGAGGAGGCCGAGGACATGTTGCAGGAAGCATTTACACAGGCATTTACCAAACTGGAATCGTTCCGTTACGAATCGAACTTCGGATCGTGGCTTAAACGCATTGTCGTAAACACATGCATTAATGCCATTAACAAACGAAAAGTAGATCTCACCTATTGCGAAGAGATTTACGACTACGACAGCGAACCGGAAAACAACGATTACGAACCGGAATTTACAGTAGCAAATATTACACAGGCAATAGAACACTTGCCCGAAGGAGGAAGAATGGTTTTTTCGTTATATCTGCTTGAGGGTTACGATCATGGCGAAATCGCACAAATACTGGAAATTAAAGAATCGACATCGAAAACCCAGTTTATGCGTGCCAAACGCCGAATTGTTGAACTATTAAAACAAACCCATGGAGATGCTATGGATAAAATATAA